From the Vicia villosa cultivar HV-30 ecotype Madison, WI unplaced genomic scaffold, Vvil1.0 ctg.000004F_1_1_1, whole genome shotgun sequence genome, one window contains:
- the LOC131621375 gene encoding ras-related protein RABE1c-like: MALPSEDYDYLLKVLLIGDSGVGKSSLLVRFSEGSFNTSYLPTMGIDYRNKNIEMHGKRIKLQIWDTAGQERFRTITRAYYRGAMGILLVYDVTNESSFNNIRSWMLSIEQHASDNVNKILVGNKADMDNRKRAVPTSKGQALANEYGIKFFETSAKTSRNVEKAFFSITRDIKQRLDDTGSMKMPARISISINERAQKSTCCS, encoded by the exons ATGGCTCTTCCAAGTGAGGATTACGATTATCTCCTAAAGGTTCTTTTGATCGGCGATAGTG GTGTTGGAAAGAGTTCCCTTCTTGTACGATTCTCTGAAGGTTCTTTCAATACTAGTTATCTTCCAACTATGGG CATTGATTATAGGAACAAAAACATAGAGATGCATGGAAAACGGATCAAGCTCCAAATTTGGGATACCGCCGGTCAGGAGCGATTCCGAACAATCACAAGAG CTTATTATCGCGGTGCTATGGGCATATTACTAGTCTATGATGTTACAAATGAATCTTCATTTAACA ATATTAGGAGTTGGATGCTTAGCATTGAGCAACATGCTTCCGACAATGTCAACAAAATACTGGTTGGGAACAAAGCTGACATGGATAATCGCAAAAGA GCCGTGCCTACTTCCAAGGGCCAAGCACTAGCCAACGAGTATGGAATCAAATTCTTTGAAACA AGTGCAAAAACAAGTCGAAATGTGGAAAAGGCTTTCTTCTCAATTACAAGGGATATAAAACAAAGACTTGATGACACTGGCTCTATGAAAATG CCGGCAAGAATTAGTATTAGCATCAACGAACGTGCACAAAAGTCGACATGCTGTAGTTGA
- the LOC131621333 gene encoding methyl-CpG-binding domain-containing protein 7-like gives MSSPKANSREKDLQIVVRSPPFTLPDGWLVERHRRISPNPGHAERVDKYYIEPNTRQKFRSLVSVQRYLNEEPKDYLPAERMISRNKNTTRNKSRRKQKFPRDFEGGDLTVRDFKGARLAGENACRPTPKIIFKCSGKRSAPTTQTPIQSVSEETHSRKKAKLGKDGRGSIHNSTRPPTKVRWVLSGPSGFWNPFLDDSMVPASEKAKWSKAFSISINEGVTN, from the exons ATGTCATCGCCGAAGGCAAATTCAAGGGAAAAAGATTTACAGATTGTGGTCCGATCACCGCCGTTCACTCTTCCCGACGGTTGGTTGGTTGAACGACACCGCCGCATTAGCCCTAACCCCGGCCATGCTGAAAGGGTTGATAAG TATTACATAGAACCAAACACAAGGCAGAAGTTCCGTTCTTTGGTATCTGTTCAGAGATATCTAAATGAAGAACCAAAAGATTATCTTCCTGCTGAGAGAATGATATCACGAAACAAAAACACT ACACGCAACAAGTCTAGGCGCAAACAAAAGTTTCCGAGAGATTTCGAGGGAGGAGATTTAACCGTGAGAGATTTCAAGGGAGCACGTTTAGCCGGAGAAAATGCATGTAGACCTACACCCAAG ATAATTTTCAAATGCTCTGGAAAGCGAAGTGCTCCTACGACTCAAACACCTATTCAATCA GTTTCCGAAGAAACTCATTCTCGGAAGAAAGCCAAATTGGGGAAAGACGGAAGAGGTTCAATCCATAACTCAACAAGACCACCAACAAAAGTAAGATGGGTTTTGTCTGGTCCAAGTGGCTTCTGGAATCCTTTCCTAGATGACTCTATGGTACCAGCATCTGAAAAGGCGAAATGGTCCAAAGCATTTTCAATATCGATCAATGAAGGAGTTACTAATTGA